A genome region from Myripristis murdjan chromosome 16, fMyrMur1.1, whole genome shotgun sequence includes the following:
- the tmem158 gene encoding transmembrane protein 158 has protein sequence MLNNSPTLLLALTTVAGLVQRCHGWSDEDLLLPPINSSNRFLANLEVDVRFSKRSVEESEASSDASLQTLSQCNVSVQRLLPTSLVARWDSNFGFQCDVLIYTTNNHGRAFFSASFNRAISPVVIEHLGVTGGQQELRLCVGCGLSRYRRFGQGRSRGQQTGDQVSFCCVDFSLDELKGDKSWRLNRKPIESTLVACFMTLVIIVWSVAALIWPVPIIAGFLPNGMEQRRPR, from the coding sequence ATGCTGAACAACTCTCCGACTCTCCTGCTGGCGCTGACCACGGTGGCCGGACTTGTCCAGCGATGCCACGGCTGGAGCGACGAAGACCTCCTCCTGCCGCCCATCAACTCCTCCAACAGGTTCCTTGCCAACCTGGAGGTGGACGTGCGCTTCTCCAAGAGATCCGTAGAGGAGAGCGAAGCCTCGTCCGACGCCTCCCTGCAGACTCTGTCCCAGTGCAATGTGAGCGTCCAGAGACTGCTGCCCACCTCGCTGGTGGCCCGCTGGGACAGCAACTTCGGCTTTCAGTGTGATGTGCTGATTTACACCACCAACAACCACGGAAGGGCTTTTTTCTCCGCGTCTTTCAACAGGGCGATCTCGCCTGTCGTCATCGAGCACCTCGGGGTCACCGGAGGTCAGCAGGAGTTGCGGCTGTGCGTCGGCTGCGGGCTGTCCCGTTACCGGAGGTTTGGCCAGGGCCGGTCGAGGGGCCAGCAGACCGGGGATCAAGTCAGCTTCTGCTGCGTCGATTTCAGCCTGGACGAGCTGAAGGGGGACAAAAGTTGGAGGCTGAACAGAAAACCCATCGAGTCGACACTTGTGGCTTGTTTCATGACTTTGGTGATCATTGTGTGGAGTGTTGCTGCTCTCATATGGCCGGTCCCTATCATTGCAGGATTTCTGCCCAATGGGATGGAGCAGAGACGACCGAGATAA